One Vanessa cardui chromosome 17, ilVanCard2.1, whole genome shotgun sequence DNA window includes the following coding sequences:
- the LOC124536804 gene encoding sedoheptulokinase-like: MSEKRYILGMDIGTTSVKVCVYDPDTSELVAKQNKDTAANIPSDQGIEGNKQDVPKIVSAVHYCVSRLPRDVLRHVKKIGVCGQMHGVVLWKNRAWEKVEKDGVVIRFEGVREQMSALYTWQDTRCKPEFLETLPKPDSHLKCYSGYGCATLLWMLKNKPEKLKNFTCSATVQDFVVAMLCNLDYPITSDQNAASWGYFNTEKNEWNLDILKSIDFPINLLPKVIKSGAIAGTLCTSWNGIPEGTPVGAAMGDLQCSIIATLENKQDAVLNISTSAQLAIVVDKINDLGCKTIEHLPYFNNTYLVVAASLNGGNVLATFVKMLQQWMIEFGFPIPQSKLWEKLIALGLDAPEGTNMKISPLLLGERHAPTAKASVENIDLSNIQLGHVFRSLCDSLIDNLHYMMPKEILLNANIKRIVGNGSGLSRNAVLQRAVEHYYKLPLEFTSGGDAAKGAAIAVLNAA, translated from the exons ATGTCAGAGAAACGATATATTTTGGGAATGGATATTGGCACTACTTCTGTCAAAGTATGTGTCTACGATCCCGATACTAGTGAATTAGTGGCTAAACAGAATAAGGATACTGCCGCAAACATTCCCAGTGATCAAGGAATTGAAGGCAATAAGCAGGATGTTCCAAAAATAGTATCTGCTGTACATTACTGCGTCTCACGATTACCTAGAGATGTTTTACGGCACGTTAAGAAGATTGGTGTTTGCGGTCAAATGCACGGTGTAGTTTTATGGAAAAATAG agCTTGGGAAAAAGTAGAAAAAGACGGTGTTGTTATACGTTTCGAAGGAGTCAGAGAACAGATGTCAGCATTATATACTTGGCAAGATACAAGATGCAAACCGGAGTTTTTGGAAACTTTACCGAAACCGGattcacatttgaaatgttacTCTGGTTATGGCTGTGCAACCTTATTATGGATGCTGAAAAATAAACCagaaaaattaaagaatttcaCTTGTTCAGCAACTGTACAAGATTTTGTTGTGGCTATGCTCTGCAATCTAGATTATCCAATAACATCGGATCAAAATGCAGCTAGCTGGGGCTACTTTAACACTGAGAAAAATGAGTGGAacttagatatattaaaatcgatAGATTTTCCTATCAATCTTTTGCCAAAAGTTATTAAAAGTGGGGCAATAGCAGGAACACTATGTACATCATGGAATGGAATTCCAGAGGGCACTCCAGTAGGTGCAGCTATGGGAGATCTTCAATGTTCTATTATTGCCACACTGGAAAATAAACAAGATGCTGTGTTGAACATATCTACCTCGGCTCAACTTGCCATTGTTGTTGATAAGATTAATGATTTAGGATGCAAAACAATTGAACATTTGCCATATTTTAACAACACTTACTTAGTTGTAGCTGCATCATTGAATGGAGGGAATGTTTTAGCTACATTTGTAAAAATGCTTCAACAGTGGATGATTGAATTTGGATTTCCAATTCCTCAATCTAAATTATGGGAAAAGCTTATAGCTCTTGGCTTAGATGCGCCAGAAGGAACAAACATGAAGATAAGTCCACTGTTATTGGGTGAAAGACATGCACCTACAGCAAAAGCGTCTGTGGAAAATATTGACCTATCCAATATACAATTGGGTCATGTGTTCAGATCTTTGTGTGATagtttaattgataatttacattatatgaTGCCAAAAGAAATTTTGCTCAAtgcaaatattaaaagaatagtAGGAAATGGTTCTGGATTATCAAGGAATGCTGTACTACAGAGGGCTGTGGAGCATTATTACAAGTTGCCTTTAGAATTCACATCAGGAGGAGATGCAGCAAAAGGTGCCGCCATTGCAGTTTTAAATGCTGCATAG
- the LOC124536918 gene encoding zinc finger CCHC domain-containing protein 9-like has translation MTRFARAKGSKASNLKSPEDSTPWEVMKEHMLKAKTDSEECKKREEAEQQRIENYNNFLKEHKVQKRKATWCDFPESENVSKPKQNINKKKNKEKPVSQPEISDEKSSDKCNDEKNQITKNKNKITPELEHKDENDVSLSSEQNVSKKKQKKNKKKKELSESKSQVSNSSPSITTNIQNNQSETANNMQNIQDKYPKAKNNNAKNNKSASSNTNNQNENSYNSEGSKKVKNKIKNGKAQRRKPIDDKSFQLIINGKEVELVRYDGFPIMKKDAERLDELKKNMIKKGIPKSEVQRTMKLERRRAEKALARVKREVCYNCRKGGHNLSDCPDLKSNIPGVDSAEGVCFKCGSTEHRQFECKVQRDKEFRFATCFICKESGHIARQCPDNPKGLYPNGGCCKLCGDVTHLRKDCPTVNNKKEETSIKLQTLNDDNIEDLGYQEKSVVQETSKKPKKIKF, from the exons atgacTAGATTCGCAAGGGCAAAAGGCTCAAAAGCCTCTAACCTTAAGTCTCCTGAAGACAGTACACCATGGGAAGTGATGAAAGAACACATGTTAAAAGCTAAAACTGATAGCGAAGAGTGCAAAAAACGAGAAGAG GCAGAACAACAAAGAATAGAAAATTACAATAACTTCCTTAAAGAACATAAGGTTCAAAAGAGAAAAGCCACATGGTGTGATTTTCCAGAATCTGAAAATGTATCGaaaccaaaacaaaatataaataaaaagaaaaataaagaaaaaccaGTAAGCCAACCGGAAATTTCTGATGAGAAGAGCAGTGACAAATGTAATgatgaaaaaaatcaaattacgaaaaacaaaaataaaataactccaGAGTTAGAACATAAAGATGAGAATGATGTCAGCTTATCATCTGAACAAAATGTATCaaagaaaaagcaaaaaaagaacaaaaagaaGAAAGAATTATCTGAATCTAAATCACAAGTTTCAAATAGTAGTCCATCTATAACTACCAATATACAAAACAATCAGTCAGAAACTGCCAATAATATGCAAAATATACAAGATAAATACCctaaagcaaaaaataataatgctaaaaataataaatcagctTCTTCCAACacaaataatcaaaatgaaaattcatataattCGGAGGGTTcaaagaaagttaaaaataaaataaagaatggtAAAGCACAGAGGAGGAAACCTATTGATGACAAAAGTTTCCAACTCATTATTAATGGTAAAGAAGTTGAACTAGTGAGATATGATGGATTTCCAATCATGAAAAAAGATGCAGAGCGActtgatgaattaaaaaagaacatgATCAAGAAAGGAATACCAAAAAGTGAAGTGCAGAGAACAATGAAGCTGGAAAGGCGGCGAGCTGAAAAAGCCTTGGCTAGAGTCAAAAGGGAGGTCTGTTATAATTGTAGGAAAGGTGGACACAATCTGTCAGACTGTCCAGACTTAAAGTCAAATATACCAGGCGTTGATTCAGCTGAAGGTGTCTGTTTCAAATGTGGGTCCACTGAGCACAGACAGTTTGAGTGCAAAGTACAAAGGGACAAAGAATTCAGATTTGCAACATGCTTTATTTGTAAAGAATCC GGGCACATAGCAAGACAATGTCCTGATAATCCCAAGGGTCTGTACCCCAAtggtggatgttgtaaattatgTGGAGATGTTACTCATTTGAGGAAGGATTGTCCAACG gtaaataacaaaaaagaagaGACCTCTATAAAGCTGCAGACTCTAAATGACGACAATATTGAAGATTTAGGCTATCAAGAAAAATCTGTTGTTCAAGAAACATCCAAAAAACCTAAAAAGATAAAGTTTTAg
- the LOC124537007 gene encoding ubiquitin conjugation factor E4 B gives MSELSQEEIRRRRLVRLAALGGTGSSPAPTSPPVTPGASVPNDILSPVSTPRLSPAPTQTPRSSNEISESTNKEQNFSETKNEVADQGKISADGLIVTEKTDNNLMDEMPDTKMTDLSQTRQYNSFDSMGEDTLLSCGSVRVLPQSTVSGSEGASTREDSTSRSISPAQFVEPPPVRPRTSTSSPSCSRRSLSMEVDDVSERNSQSEQPQEPMEVEDDPTQSPTHKLQRSRTVSCTELTEEQLRNIVAKILQVSWSDDSAGGIFVPTVAASLLDNPKISLEELASEAVMDVISQIIDGSDPLNQRLIAVTETTKRLSEDCGDDILTTGHLGSENDSEKTDCPTPSLPIPKTIPQQSLAVSYILKFYSNINLYEREHPKKSSEPPLSDLLQSIRTLLVNNLVSVLRGRFELEKGRKSPLLPYILIGNTPIGLIPEVLLATYPEREAFEEVFIPLLMGIREEMRRCVSPLVGRGHGAALRALRSLCELRAGPRHAARPVCALVARLPSLCPAPLTTAPGREIARVSFLGPFFAISLFAEENPRFAERMFATGTDQSLAFALQREVEASRNTLHSICHNILLCPEAREPFLKYFATLLQRNERRAQLQTDERSLAGDGFMLNVCSVLQLLSVRIKLERVYPLYTFQPGTWINVRDETRLYFTAQEAQDWLDTLNNDPSHTWPEAKFQTVCWFLTLHMHHVALIPALHTHQRRIRAFRDLQKVIEELIAAEPQWRNSYSALRNRELLRRWRRQIKRLHRSKQCAETALLDPELMRRGVQFYASVCALLVRQLHAAAAEPASAAALAFRATPEWYVEDIAEFMLFAVQYVPQIVAYYIEDPIITWLLTAICNSHLIKNPYLVAKIVEVLFVINLSLPIKLKNDAVYEKFMDHPMSQTALPSALMKFYTDIETTGQSTEFYDKFTIRFHISIILKSMWERPIHKQAIVKESRSGRQFVKFINMLMNDTTFLLDECLTYLKRIHEAQEAEARGSGEARARALAQDERQCRSYLTLARETVDMLQYLTVEIKEPFLRAELVDRLASMLNFNLQQLCGPKCNNLKVRRPEMYGWEPRRLLSQLVDIYLHLDAPQFHAALAADERSFRKELFEEAALRLAKSCIKTPSEIERFKTLADNAYQIAVSNQQKSDEFADAPEEFRDPLMDTLMTDPVFLPSGKVMDRSVILRHLLNSATDPFNRQPLTEDQLRPATELKERIIQWQREKKTSTS, from the exons ATGAGTGAACTCAGTCAAGAAGAG ATACGAAGACGTAGATTGGTGCGACTAGCAGCTCTTGGAGGTACTGGATCGTCTCCAGCCCCCACAAGCCCCCCAGTAACTCCTGGTGCTTCAGTACCAAACGATATTCTAAGTCCAGTGTCCACTCCCAGATTGTCGCCAGCTCCTACACAAACACCCCGCAGTTCCAATGAAATTTCAGAAAGCACAaacaaagaacaaaatttttctGAAACGAAAAATGAGGTGGCAGATCAAGGAAAAATTTCAGCTGATGGTTTAATAGTCACAGAAAAAACAGACAACAACTTGATGGATGAAATGCCAGATACAAAAATGACAGATCTATCCCAAACTAGGCAATATAATAGTTTTGATTCTATGGGTGAGGACACATTACTGAGTTGTGGTTCTGTTAGAGTTTTACCCCAATCCACAGTAAGTGGCTCAGAAGGTGCATCCACAAGAGAAGACAGTACATCTCGGTCTATTTCACCTGCACAGTTTGTAGAGCCACCACCAGTTAGACCAAGAACAAGTACATCATCACCTAGTTGCTCACGGCGCTCTCTATCAATGGAAGTTGACGACGTTTCAGAGAGGAATTCTCAGTCAGAACAACCGCAAGAACCAATGGag GTTGAAGATGATCCAACACAATCTCCCACTCATAAATTACAAAGATCTCGGACAGTTAGTTGTACAGAACTTACAGAAGAACAACTTAGAAATATTGTGGCCAAAATATTACAAGTTTCCTGGTCAGATGATAGTGCAG GTGGTATTTTTGTACCAACAGTGGCAGCATCGTTGTTGGACAATCCAAAAATAAGTTTAGAAGAATTAGCATCCGAAGCTGTAATGGATGTTATTTCCCAAATAATAGACGGATCAGATCCCTTAAATCAGAGGCTTATTGCAGTCACTGAAACAACTAAAAGACTCAGCGAAGATTGTGGAGATGATATACTCACGACTGGACACCTGGGATCCGAAAATGATTCAGAAAAAACAGACTGCCCAACACCATCACTGCCTATTCCGAAAACTATCCCTCAACAGAGCTTAGCCGTCAGctacattttaaaattctactcgaatataaatttgtatgagAGGGAGCACCCCAAAAAAAGTTCAGAACCGCCTCTCAGTGATCTACTACAAAGTATAAGAACTTTACTCGTGAACAATTTAGTGTCAGTACTAAGGGGGAGGTTCGAACTGGAAAAGGGTCGAAAATCTCCTCTCCTCCCTTACATATTAATCGGTAATACGCCCATAGGCCTCATACCCGAGGTGCTGCTCGCGACATACCCGGAACGAGAAGCCTTCGAGGAA GTATTCATTCCACTGCTGATGGGCATCCGCGAGGAGATGCGGCGCTGCGTGTCACCGCTGGTGGGGCGCGGGCACGGCGCGGCGCTGCGGGCGCTGCGGTCGCTGTGCGAGCTGCGCGCCGGCCCGCGCCACGCCGCGCGCCCCGTGTGCGCGCTGGTGGCGCGCCTGCCCAGCCTGTGTCCCGCGCCGCTCACCACCGCGCCCGGCCGAGAGATCGCCAGGGTCAGCTTCCTGGGACCGTTCTTTGCC ATATCCCTGTTCGCGGAGGAAAACCCTCGGTTTGCGGAGCGCATGTTTGCGACGGGCACCGATCAGAGCCTGGCGTTCGCCTTGCAAAGGGAAGTGGAAGCTAGTCGGAATACGCTGCACAGCATCTGTCACAACATTCTTCTGTGCCCGGAAGCAAGGGAGCCTTTCCTGAAATACTTTGCGACGCTACTACAGAGAAATGAAAGAAGAGCCCAGTTGCAGACCGATGAACGATCACTTGCTG GCGACGGGTTCATGTTGAACGTGTGCTCGGTATTGCAACTGTTGTCGGTGCGCATCAAACTGGAGCGAGTGTACCCGCTGTACACGTTCCAGCCGGGCACGTGGATAAACGTGCGCGACGAGACGCGACTCTACTTCACCGCGCAAGAGGCTCAGGACTGGCTGGACACGCTCA ATAATGACCCCAGCCACACGTGGCCAGAGGCAAAATTCCAGACAGTGTGTTGGTTTCTGACTTTGCACATGCACCACGTGGCGCTCATTCCTGCCCTGCATACTCATCAGCGACGCATAAG GGCGTTTCGTGACCTGCAGAAAGTGATCGAGGAGCTGATTGCGGCCGAGCCGCAGTGGCGCAACAGCTACTCCGCGTTGCGTAACCGAGAGCTGCTGCGACGCTGGCGGCGACAGATTAAACGTCTACACAG GTCGAAGCAGTGCGCGGAGACGGCGCTGCTGGACCCGGAGCTGATGCGGCGCGGCGTGCAGTTCTACGCGTCCGTGTGCGCGCTGCTCGTGCGGCAGCTGCACGCCGCCGCCGCCGAGCCCGCCTCCGCCGCCGCGCTCGCCTTCCGCGCCACGCCCGAGTGGTACGTCGAGGACATCGCCGAGTTCATGCTCTTCGCCGTGCA ATACGTCCCGCAGATAGTCGCCTACTACATAGAGGATCCGATAATTACATGGCTGCTGACCGCCATTTGTAACTCTCATCTCATCAAGAACCCGTATCTCGTCGCCAAAATCGTTGAAGTGTTGTTCGTTATCAATCTCTCGCTCCCGATAAAGCTCAAAAACGATGCCGTTTATGAGAAGTTCATGGATCATCCGATGTCCCAAACCGCCTTGCCGAGCGCTCTGATGAAGTTCTACACGGACATCGAGACGACCGGTCAGAGTACGGAGTTCTATGACAAATTTACGATAAGATTCCATATTAGCATAATACTCAAGAGTATGTGGGAAAGACCGATTCATAAACAG GCTATTGTCAAAGAATCTCGATCGGGTCGACAGTTTGTGAAATTTATCAACATGCTCATGAATGACACGACATTCCTCCTCGACGAATGTCTTACg TACCTGAAACGCATCCACGAGGCGCAAGAGGCGGAGGCGCGTGGCTCGGGCGAGGCCCGCGCGCGCGCGCTGGCGCAGGACGAGCGCCAGTGCCGCTCCTACCTCACGCTGGCGCGCGAGACCGTCGACATGCTGCAGTACCTCACCGTGGAGATCAAGGAGCCGTTCCTGCGCGCCGAGCTCGTCGACCGCCTCGCCTCTATGCTCAACTTCAACCTCCAGCAGCTCTGCGGCCCCAAGTGCAACAACCTCAAG GTGCGTCGGCCAGAGATGTACGGCTGGGAGCCAAGGCGGCTTCTGAGTCAGCTTGTGGATATCTACCTTCATCTCGATGCGCCACAGTTCCACGCTGCGCTCGCCGCTGACGag CGATCATTCCGTAAGGAGCTATTCGAGGAAGCGGCATTGCGACTAGCAAAGTCGTGCATCAAGACTCCCTCTGAAATAGAACGATTCAAAACACTTGCAGACAACGCATACCAGATTGCTG TATCAAATCAGCAAAAGAGTGACGAATTTGCGGATGCCCCAGAGGAGTTCCGAGATCCACTTATGGATACACTGATGACTGACCCCGTATTCTTGCCATCAGGAAAG GTTATGGATCGATCAGTAATACTGCGACACCTGTTAAACAGCGCTACAGATCCTTTCAACAGACAACCTCTCACAGAGGATCAATTGCGTCCAG cgacggaattaaaagaaagaataaTTCAATGGCAACGCGAAAAGAAAACATCAACATCATAA
- the LOC124536805 gene encoding uncharacterized protein DDB_G0286591-like, with protein sequence MVFFIISTNTRVMGKKNKNDLKNDNIDKNNYKDSGIQKKKQKKKLNKDNKSDKAVTSKKMLCGDEAQISNDEDLSHSENASVITKKVSRTKSSSNKNKKIIFDDDDGEPREVSVNRNDRNSNKNINQNIEEEPKDEDIDKFCDEIDDEDNEQYESWIKLVEAKLSSNKKKV encoded by the exons ATGGTGTTTTTTATAATCAGTACAAATACAAG AGTCATGggtaaaaagaataaaaacgatttgaaaaatgataatattgacaaaaataattacaaggaTTCCGGAATTCAGAAAAAGAAacagaagaaaaaattaaataaggataATAAGTCCGACAAAGCAGTTACGTCTAAAAAGATGCTATGTGGCGATGAAGCTCAAATATCAAATGATGAAGATCTGTCACATTCAGAAAATGCTTCAGTAATAACTAAGAAAGTGTCACGAACAAAATCCAgtagtaacaaaaataagaaaataatattcgatGACGATGATGGCGAACCGCGAGAAGTGTCAGTAAATCGCAATGAcagaaatagtaataaaaatataaaccaaaatATTGAGGAGGAGCCAAAAGATGAAGATATCGATAAGTTTTGTGACGAAATAGACGATGAAGACAATGAACAGTACGAAAGTTGGATTAAATTAGTTGAGGCAAAATTAagttcgaataaaaaaaaagtataa
- the LOC124537008 gene encoding ubiA prenyltransferase domain-containing protein 1 homolog → MENNKKADDVDIPTADGNLLEQPRLKTTPTRNPLMKVRTYVLALRPWSLSGSLLPTLLGAALAYRLPGENGFSWVTLLLTLCTIIPVHGAGNVVNTYFDFVKGIDNRKSDDRTLVDHILSIDEVVSLGAILYMAGCAFFVLLVIMSPARMEHLALVYFGGLSSSFLYTGGIGLKYIALGDIIVLVIFGPVSVVFAFLAQTGRVDWPIFYYAIPLALNTEAILHSNNTRDLEADSKAEIVTLAILIGRTASHLLYAFLLFTPYIMFVVASVRCSLWFLLPMLTLPRAFEIERRFRCPETMQYVPRQTARLNFYFGMLYMISCLFANKLPFLLR, encoded by the coding sequence ATGGAAAATAACAAAAAGGCTGATGATGTGGATATTCCGACAGCCGATGGAAATCTATTAGAACAACCAAGACTTAAGACTACTCCAACCCGAAATCCTCTCATGAAAGTACGTACTTATGTGTTGGCACTTCGACCGTGGTCACTCAGTGGAAGCTTACTGCCGACTCTATTAGGAGCGGCACTAGCATATCGTCTTCCCGGAGAAAATGGATTTAGTTGGGTTACATTACTGCTCACCCTGTGCACTATCATTCCAGTACATGGGGCTGGGAATGTTGTTAatacttattttgattttgtcaaaGGAATAGATAATCGTAAGTCGGATGATAGAACTTTAGTTGATCATATTTTAAGTATAGATGAAGTTGTATCTCTAGGAGCTATACTATACATGGCTGGATGTGCATTTTTTGTGTTATTGGTTATAATGTCGCCTGCTAGAATGGAACATTTAGCCTTGGTATACTTTGGAGgcttatcatcatcatttttgTATACCGGAGGTATTGGCTTAAAGTATATTGCTCTAGGTGACATAATAGTTCTAGTTATATTTGGGCCTGTGTCTGTTGTATTTGCTTTTCTAGCTCAGACAGGAAGAGTTGACTGGCCTATTTTCTACTATGCAATACCATTGGCTTTAAACACAGAAGCTATCTTACATAGTAATAATACAAGAGATCTTGAAGCTGACAGTAAAGCTGAAATTGTAACTCTAGCAATTCTTATTGGAAGAACTGCATCTCATTTGCTATAtgcatttttactttttactccATATATCATGTTTGTAGTTGCCTCAGTTCGCTGCTCTCTGTGGTTTTTATTACCAATGCTCACTTTACCTCGAGCATTTGAAATTGAAAGAAGATTCAGATGTCCTGAAACCATGCAGTATGTTCCCAGACAAACTGCCAGGTTGAATTTCTATTTTGGAATGTTATACATGATATCCTGTTTGTTTGCTAATAAGCTACCATTCCTTTTgagataa